GGTGCACAAGGGCATAACAACACTTGATGTTATTGCCATCGGCTTTTTAGGTATTTCTATTTTTGAAGTGGTACTTGGCGGGCTACGAACATGGCTTTTTTCCCACACAGCATATCGGGCAGATGTGGTGCTTGGGGCAAGATTATTTAATCACCTAATAAAACTACCTGCTTCATATTTTAATTCACGTAGAGTCGGTGATTCTGTTGCGCGCATTCGCGAACTTGAAACAATCCGAAGATTCCTGACTGGTTCAAGTCTTACACTTGTAATGGACTTATTCTTCACCGTTATCTTTTTTTTTGTAATGTATTCCTATTCCCCACTGCTTACGGGAGTTGTTGCAGGCATTATCCCGTTTTACATTATACTCTCCGCAATCGTTACCCCTCTGCTCCGTAAATTACTGGATGAAAAATTTTTACGGGGAGCAGAAAATCAGGCATTTCTAGTTGAATCCATAACAGGCATACAGGCAGTAAAATCTATGGCTGTTGAGCCACAATTTCAAAACAACTGGGAAGAAAAACTCGCCATTTATGTCCGTTCTGCCTTCAAAGCAGACAATTTAGGAAACATTACCGTGCAGTTGACCCAATTTCTATCCAAACTGACAACTCTTTTAATTATCTGGGTTGGCGCCCATAGTGTAATATCAAACACTATTTCAGTAGGCCAACTTGTAGCCTTTAACATGATGGCAGGCAGAATCACAGCTCCTATTTTAAGACTCGCCCAACTTTGGCAAGATTTTCAACAGGCTGGAATTTCGCTTAAGCGACTCGGCGACATCTTGAATATTCCAACTGAAGAATGTGGTAAATCTTCATATATCCCCCCGGAAATCCAGGGAAGTGTGCGTTTTGACAACGTATCTTTCCGTTATAGAGGCGATACGCCATTCGTTCTGAAAAAATTAAATCTCAAGGTGAAAAAAAATGAATCTATCGGAATAGTAGGCAGATCAGGTTCCGGCAAAAGCACACTTACCAACCTCCTCCAACGGCTCCATCTTCCCGAAGAAGGAAGAATTTTTGTCGATGGGCATGATATCAATCACGTAAACACTTCATGGCTCCGGCGACAAATCGGGGTTGTTCTACAAGAAAACATTCTCTTCAACCGTACTGTTTACGAGAACATTGCGCTTTGCGACCCTGCTGCACCAATCCAGCATGTTATTCAAGCTGCGAAACTTGCCGGGGCACATGAATTTATTGGCACCCTACCTGAAGGATACGAGACGGTAGTCGGAGAACAAGGCTGCACCCTTTCTGGTGGTCAACGGCAACGTATCGCCATTGCGCGGGCACTGTTGACAAAACCACGAATATTAATTCTGGATGAAGCCACAAGCGCGCTGGACTATGAATCTGAACATATTATTCAGAAAAACATGAACGCAATTGGGCATGGCAGGACAGTTTTTGTCATTGCACACAGGCTCAGCACTGTTATGAACTGCGACCGCGTTATTGTAATTGATAAAGGAAACATTATTGAAGAAGGCACGCATACGTCTTTGCTGCAATCTGGCGGATACTATGCAAAGCTATGGGCATATCAGAGCAGCAATCATAATGATCAAAGACAAGTGCAAGAGGTGGTAAATGCATAACTTTCCATTTTCACTATTTAAAAAATCTAACTCAAAAAGCGACCTTGATTTCCTCCCTGCAGCTCTTGAGGTTATTGAAACACCAGCCTCCCCTATAGGCCGAGCGCTGTTGTGGACCATCATGCTTTGTGTCTGCTTCATAACCTGCTGGGCATGTATCGGCAAAACCAATGTTGTAGCAGTTGCCGTAGGTAAGGTTATTCCTGTGGATCAAGTAAAAACCATTAACCTGTTAGAAGATGGTGTCATAAAAAGAATTTTTGTTAAAGAAGGACAAATTGTTGAAAAAGGCACGCCACTTATTGAGATAGATAGTACGTTAGCCCAACTGGACATAGAAACTCTGGGGCAGGATCAGCTCAACTTACAGTTTGAACTTGCAAAAGCGCAGTGCCTTTTAAAATGGATATCAGATCTGAAAAAAAAACCAGCCTTCATTCCGCCACAAAATACCGCTGCATCCACCTCTAAATTAATTGAAATATATGCAAATCAAACAAAAAAAGAAGCAAATAGCCTTCGTTTTCAACTTAAAAGACTCACGAGCAGGAAAGAGAAGCTTATTGCTCAACACAAAGCAGAAGAACACCGACTGGCGAAGCTGGAACAAACCTTATCCATAGCAACCAAGTGGTCAAAAACTATGAAAACTCTTTATAGTCAAGGCCTTGGTTCTGAATACGACTGGCTTCAAAAAGAACAGCAGCGCATCATCAATTACGAAGATTTAAACTCATGTATGCAAAAATTAAAAGAAATCACTGCAAGTCTACAGGAAGTTGCTGCACAAAGAAAACAACTTGTAACTGATTTTACAAAAAATTTATTGGCTACTGAAACTGCAATTCTGTCTAAGATTGATGATATCTCTACTCAAACACAAAAAGCAGAAAAAATTAAAACATTCCAGAGCATAACCGCACCAGTATCTGGTAAAATTCAGCAACTTGCAGTACACACCGTAGGAGGGGTCATTCTCTCCGGCGCACCTATCATGATCATAGTCCCGAGCAATCCGAAACTTGAGATAGAAGCATTTATCAATAACAGCGATATAGGCTTTGTCCATGAAGGGCAGTCAGCAGAAATTAAACTGGAAGCATTCCCCTACAACGAGTTTGGCACACTACACGGGGAAGTTCGGTCTATTTCAGAAAATGCTATTGAAGAACCTAACAAAGGGTTCAGATACGCTACACGTATCAAATTGAACAAAAAGTACTTAACCGCTGGCTCTAAAAAATTAAAACTCATGCCAGGCATGGTAGCAACCGCTGAAGTGAATTTACGGGAACGAAGACTGATTCAATATTTTTTATCACCTTTGCTCAAATATAAACACGAAAGTTTTAAAGAAAAGTAGATAGCATTCGAAACAATTTATAAGCCAGCAACAATTTGTACTTTTGACACTTTAGTTAGCTAGAGGCCCTCACTATGCAAATCCTAAACTTAGATTATGATACAGCCACTCAAATATTTTTAGCGAAAAAATCATCTTTTACCATAACTGAAAAGGCTTCTGCCAACTAGATTTTAATTCAACAGAAATAATTGAAGACAATGTAGCGATTTCTGAAGAGGGCTACACGCTTAAGTGTAAGAGTTCTGACTTGATCTGACATTTCCTCTTGAAAAATAAGAGGTTCTCCCTTTTGATGAATAATCAGAAGACCTTCAAAAACTGGAAAACACGCCCAAAAGGGACCTGTAAATCTCACTTGATTAGTTCCACCCGTAAGTAGAGATTTGGTAGGGAGAGTGGGCTTCAAGGTATTCGGCAGGAGTAAGGTTGCCGAGGGACTCATGAGGCCGTTCTGCATTGTATTCTTTCAGCCACTGTTCCGTTTGCTCTTTTACTTCGGTCAAAGTTGAAAACAAGTAAAAATCAAGAACCTCAGTGCGATAGGTTCGGTTGAACCGTTCGATGTACGAATTTTGAGTCGGCTTTCCAGGTTGAATGTGTTCAAGATGTATCCCTTTCTGTTCTGCCCAATTGATCATTGCCATAGACACTAGTTCTGGCCCGTTGTCCATTCTGATCTTTTCAGGGAGTCCTCTCCACGCAACAATGCGATCCAGCACCCGTAATACTCTGGCCGTAGGCATGTTGGTATCGACTTCAGTGGCTAAGCATTACGACTAAAGTCATCGATGATGTTGAAAGTCCGGAACCTCTGCCCACTCATTAACGCGTCGTACATAAAATCTACAGACCAACAACAGTTCGCTTCAGGTAGCACAGCAAGGCGTTCAGGGTTGCGGGAGGGTAGGCGTTTCTTGCCTTTCCTTCGTAGATTCATTTTCAACATGCAGTACACACGATAAACGCGCTTATGATTCCAACGATGTCCCTTTCGGCGCACATGCTGAAATAATTTGGGGAAACCATAAATCGGATATCGTTCAGCCAGTTGAAGCAGCAACTCAATGACAGCCGAATCGTCTCTCGGGTTTGCTTTATAGGCGTAGACAGAACGGCTTTGCTTCAATGCTGCACATGAACGTCGAATGCTTAGGCCGTGGGCCTGATGCATAAACGTGATCAATTCACGCTTCTCAGCTGGCTCTAAAGCTTTTTTGCAAGACATCCTTGAGTGCCTCGTTTTCAAGGCTCAAATCAGCAAACATTCGCTTCAAGCGTGTGTTCTCAGCTTCTAGGTCACGCAATCGGCGAATGTCAGACGCTTCCATCCCGCCATATTTTGATTTCCATTTGTAGTAGGTGGCTTGGCTTGCAGAGTGTTCGAGACAAACTTCAGCTACCTTTCTGCCGCCTTCAACTTCTTTAAGAATCCGAATTATCTGACTTTCAGTGAATCTAGATTTCCGCATCGGTTCTATCTCCTTGATAAGATGAAGATTAACGAAAATCTCTACTTTCGGCTGATTTAATTTTACGGGAGATTTACATTTTCAAAACATCCCCGCTCTTCATTCCATTTCTTGCGGTAATGACGCAGCGCTTTAAGTCCTTCCGCACAGTTAGATTTGTCAAACACGCAGGAAGGCAAAATATTTCGTACTGACTGAATCCCGTCTTCAACAGAAACAGACGGGCAAATGGTGAACTTGATACCCAGCTCCAGCGCAGACTCGTAACGAGACTTTGCCTTGTTGCCGATCTCACGTACACGAATGTCATGTGGTGCTATGTGCTGGTCGTAGCGGTAACCGTACTTTTCGGAGAACTCCTCAAGCACTTTGGCGTAGTGGTCCAAACCTTCACCGCTGTTCTCGTAGTAGTTGATGTACCTGCGTTGTCCTTGCGGGCTGTACTGGAAGAACCAGAGAGGCGTGGTATCGCCCACACCCAAGTCCCACGAGGTATGCACTTTCAAAAGTGGTTCAAACGGCACATCGCATACACGCCCTTGCGCCTCTGCCTGCGCCATATGCTTGCCGTAGTACGCACCCTCTACTGTCTGTGCGAACGCTTCTTCCGGTGTGGTCGGGTACTCGCGCTTCATGTCTTCTTTTAAATTATTTTCCATCACGGAGTACCAAGCCTTCTGTTCCGGCGAAAACCTGAAACCGAGCTTGCCTTCCATCTCCGTAAAATAAGCGTGCTGTTCTGCTGTCAGCGTTACAGA
The window above is part of the Halodesulfovibrio sp. genome. Proteins encoded here:
- a CDS encoding type I secretion system permease/ATPase; translation: MTAQSNSAQVPTDRNRPLHSGLKCLAFIAQFHRIPATYTSLLHEHGTAKAEHSDYEIARAAKSSKLKAKIKKLTPSLDGLEKLPKPAMLKCCDGKWVVFGGVKEKGLLILNPDNSQPEVVQFENFSKDWSGTVILLARKSCIPESLQQFNISWFIPSLKKYKKLFGEVLLASFFIQLFGLVTPLFFQVVVDKVLVHKGITTLDVIAIGFLGISIFEVVLGGLRTWLFSHTAYRADVVLGARLFNHLIKLPASYFNSRRVGDSVARIRELETIRRFLTGSSLTLVMDLFFTVIFFFVMYSYSPLLTGVVAGIIPFYIILSAIVTPLLRKLLDEKFLRGAENQAFLVESITGIQAVKSMAVEPQFQNNWEEKLAIYVRSAFKADNLGNITVQLTQFLSKLTTLLIIWVGAHSVISNTISVGQLVAFNMMAGRITAPILRLAQLWQDFQQAGISLKRLGDILNIPTEECGKSSYIPPEIQGSVRFDNVSFRYRGDTPFVLKKLNLKVKKNESIGIVGRSGSGKSTLTNLLQRLHLPEEGRIFVDGHDINHVNTSWLRRQIGVVLQENILFNRTVYENIALCDPAAPIQHVIQAAKLAGAHEFIGTLPEGYETVVGEQGCTLSGGQRQRIAIARALLTKPRILILDEATSALDYESEHIIQKNMNAIGHGRTVFVIAHRLSTVMNCDRVIVIDKGNIIEEGTHTSLLQSGGYYAKLWAYQSSNHNDQRQVQEVVNA
- a CDS encoding HlyD family type I secretion periplasmic adaptor subunit yields the protein MHNFPFSLFKKSNSKSDLDFLPAALEVIETPASPIGRALLWTIMLCVCFITCWACIGKTNVVAVAVGKVIPVDQVKTINLLEDGVIKRIFVKEGQIVEKGTPLIEIDSTLAQLDIETLGQDQLNLQFELAKAQCLLKWISDLKKKPAFIPPQNTAASTSKLIEIYANQTKKEANSLRFQLKRLTSRKEKLIAQHKAEEHRLAKLEQTLSIATKWSKTMKTLYSQGLGSEYDWLQKEQQRIINYEDLNSCMQKLKEITASLQEVAAQRKQLVTDFTKNLLATETAILSKIDDISTQTQKAEKIKTFQSITAPVSGKIQQLAVHTVGGVILSGAPIMIIVPSNPKLEIEAFINNSDIGFVHEGQSAEIKLEAFPYNEFGTLHGEVRSISENAIEEPNKGFRYATRIKLNKKYLTAGSKKLKLMPGMVATAEVNLRERRLIQYFLSPLLKYKHESFKEK